In a single window of the Antedon mediterranea chromosome 1, ecAntMedi1.1, whole genome shotgun sequence genome:
- the LOC140041228 gene encoding uncharacterized protein, whose amino-acid sequence MPIDDLIVAAEKAADLVPLEEQDTVRSKIVAIVKSTTLPPSNLTPKERQAINNLKKDKYILILPANKGRSTVILNTNDYKDKVGTMVSDTNVYELLKRNPTQNYKRKVVNIIGRLFKEKKINYREKEWLFPTAEIVPRLYCLPKIDKPNWPLRPIVDNINTVFYTVAQFLTKILGPLVGNTEHHVTYSGELASELKEIIVKPSETIVSFDVVSLFTKTPVEEALKVVENRLTTDPTLLDRTKLHVTDIMELLGLIVNKTYFSFNGNIYRQIQGIAMGSPISPILANLYLEWLEHQAINTAPTNIKPVYWKRYVDDVLAIVPIGNTDL is encoded by the exons ATGCCCATTGACGATCTCATAGTAGCGGCTGAAAAAGCGGCTGATCTCGTCCCCCTGGAAGAACAAGATACCGTTCGCAGTAAAATTGTAGCTATTGTAAAATCTACCACTCTACCACCTTCAAATTTAACCCCCAAAGAACGACAGGCCATAAACAACTTGAAGAAAGataaatatattcttattcTCCCAGCGAATAAAGGTAGATCTACTGTCATCCTAAATACTAATGATTACAAAGATAAAGTGGGAACCATGGTGAGCGACACTAATGTTTACGAACTGCTAAAACGTAATCCAACACAAAACTATAAACGAAAAGTGGTCAACATCATAGGCAGGTTgttcaaagaaaagaaaatcaacTACAGAGAGAAAGAATGGCTGTTTCCCACGGCTGAAATTGTACCTAGGTTGTATTGTCTTCCGAAGATAGATAAACCAAATTGGCCATTAAGACCTATAGTAGATAACATCAACACCGTTTTTTACACCGTTGCACAATTCCTCACCAAAATCCTGGGTCCGCTTGTCGGAAACACAGAACATCATGTAACTTACTCAGGAGAGTTGGCGAGTgaactaaaagaaataatagtCAAACCAAGTGAAACAATTGTCTCGTTTGACGTAGTATCTCTGTTTACAAAAACACCAGTAGAAGAGGCCCTCAAAGTTGTCGAAAATCGCCTAACAACAGATCCGACACTTCTGGATAGAACTAAACTACATGTGACAGACATAATGGAGCTCCTCGGTTTAATTGtgaacaaaacctatttctcgttcaatggtaacatttataggcAAATACAAGGCATTGCTATGGGAAGCCCAATAAGTCCTATATTGGCGAACTTGTATCTAGAGTGGCTCGAACATCAAGCCATAAACACGGCACCCACTAACATCAAGCCTGTGTATTGGAAACGATACGTTGATGATGTATTAGCTATCGTCCCCatag GAAATACTGATTTATGA